A region of Micropterus dolomieu isolate WLL.071019.BEF.003 ecotype Adirondacks linkage group LG01, ASM2129224v1, whole genome shotgun sequence DNA encodes the following proteins:
- the gpd2 gene encoding glycerol-3-phosphate dehydrogenase, mitochondrial isoform X2, which translates to MAFRKALKRTAIIGGGAVATVFGLSQLIEYRKTQARLAHVAAEAELKVPYADELPSRQAQLTALQNTEEFDVLVVGGGATGVGCALDAVTRNLKTALVERSDFSSGTSSRSTKLLHGGVRYLQKAIMQLDYDQYMMVKEALHERANLLEIAPHLSAPLPIMLPVYKWWQLPYYWAGIKMYDLVAGIQCLKSSYVLSKSKALELFPMLKKDKLVGAIVYYDGQHNDARMNLAIGLTAARYGAAMANYTEVVHLLKTKDPQTGKEKVCGAHCRDVITGQEFDVKAKCVINATGPFTDSLRKMDNQETKNICQPSAGVHIVIPGYYSPDNMGLLDPATSDGRVIFFLPWEKMTIAGTTDTPTNVTAHPIPGEDDINFILSEVRNYLSPDVEVRRGDVLAAWSGIRPLVTDPDSKDTQSICRNHIVSISDSGLVTIAGGKWTTYRSMAEETLDAAIKAHSLSAGPCKTAGLMLEGGKGWTPTLYIRLVQDYGLENEVAQHLASTYGGKAFDVAKMAQVTGQRWPIVGKRLVSEFPYIESEVLYAIKEYACTAIDVIARRTRLGFLNVQAADEALPRIVQIMGKELDWSQDRKMAELEAARKFLYHEMGYRSRSEQLTKTSEINLDYQEVVRYKKRFHKFDSENKGFITTVDVQQVLESINVHIDENALHEILNEVDLNKNGQVEIDEFLQLMSAVKKGQVSDSRLAILMKSAEETLDMRGPVTVDRSGGGV; encoded by the exons ATGGCGTTCAGGAAGGCCCTGAAACGGACAGCGATCATTGGCGGCGGGGCGGTCGCCACAGTTTTTGGCCTGTCACAGCTGATCGAGTACAGGAAGACCCAG GCTCGGTTAGCCCATGTGGCAGCAGAAGCAGAGCTGAAGGTTCCCTATGCGGACGAGCTTCCCTCTCGGCAGGCCCAGCTCACGGCGCTGCAGAACACTGAGGAGTTTGACGTTCTGGTCGTCGGAGGGGGGGCCACGGGTGTAGGATGTGCCTTAGACGCTGTCACACGCA ACCTCAAGACTGCTCTTGTAGAGAGAAGCGATTTCTCTTCAGGGACAAGCAGTCGGAGTACCAAGCTACTTCACGGTGGAGTCCGCTATCTCCAGAAGGCCATCATGCAGTTAGACTATGATCAG TACATGATGGTGAAAGAGGCCCTCCACGAGCGAGCCAACCTCCTGGAGATTGCACCTCACCTATCTGCGCCGCTACCCATCATGCTCCCTGTTTACAA ATGGTGGCAGTTACCTTACTACTGGGCAGGGATCAAGATGTACGACCTGGTGGCTGGGATCCAGTGCCTGAAGAGCAGCTACGTCCTCAGTAAGAGCAAGGCCTTGGAGCTTTTCCCCATGCTGAAGAAGGACAAGCTGGTGGGAGCCATCGTCTACTATGATG GGCAGCACAATGACGCCCGTATGAATCTGGCTATCGGCCTCACTGCCGCCCGCTACGGTGCCGCCATGGCCAACTACACCGAGGTGGTCCACCTGCTGAAAACTAAAGACCCACAAACCGGCAAGGAGAAGGTGTGTGGTGCCCACTGCAGGGACGTCATCACAG GACAGGAATTTGACGTGAAGGCCAAGTGTGTGATCAACGCCACCGGACCGTTCACAGACTCACTGAGGAAGATGGACAACCAGGAGACCAAAAACATCTGCCAGCCCAGCGCTGGTGTTCACATCGTCATCCCCGGTTACTACAG CCCTGACAACATGGGTCTGCTCGATCCGGCGACAAGCGACGGACGTGTCATCTTCTTCCTGCCCTGGGAGAAGATGACCATCGCCGGGACAACCGACACTCCCACCAACGTGACGGCCCATCCAATCCCGGGGGAGGACGACATCAACTTCATCCTGAGTGAGGTCCGCAACTACCTTAGCCCCGATGTAGAAG TGCGCCGAGGAGATGTTTTGGCAGCGTGGAGTGGCATCCGTCCTCTGGTCACTGACCCTGACTCCAAAGACACTCAGTCCATCTGCAGAAACCACATCGTCAGCATCAGCGACAGCGGACTGGTCACCATCGCTG GTGGGAAGTGGACCACCTACAGGTCCATGGCTGAGGAGACTCTGGACGCAGCGATCAAAGCCCACAGCCTCTCAGCCGGACCCTGTAAGACTGCGGGTCTGATGTTGGAGGGAGGCAAGGGCTGGACGCCAACCCTCTATATCCGCCTGGTGCAGGACTATGGACTGGAGAATGAg GTTGCTCAGCACCTTGCCTCAACGTACGGAGGAAAGGCGTTTGACGTGGCCAAGATGGCTCAGGTCACTGGGCAAAGATGGCCAATCGTGGGGAAAAGATTGGTGTCTGAATTCCCTTACATTGAGAGCGAG GTGCTGTATGCCATTAAGGAGTACGCCTGCACAGCCATTGACGTTATTGCCCGACGAACACGCTTAGGCTTCCTGAACGTGCAGGCGGCTGATGAAGCCCTCCCCCGCATCGTGCAGATCATGGGCAAAGAACTTGACTGGAGTCAGGACCGGAAGATG GCGGAGCTTGAAGCAGCTAGGAAGTTTCTGTACCACGAGATGGGATACAGGTCTCGTTCTGAGCAGCTGACCAAGACGTCTGAGATCAACCTGGACTACCAGGAAGTAGTCAG ataCAAGAAACGTTTCCATAAGTTTGACAGTGAGAACAAAGGATTCATCACCACAGTTGACGTCCAGCAAGTTTTGGAA AGCATCAATGTCCACATTGATGAAAATGCTCTCCATGAAATCCTTAATGAGGTGGACCTCAACAAGAACGGACAAGTTGAAATTGATGAATTCCTGCAG CTGATGAGCGCGGTGAAGAAGGGACAAGTGTCAGACAGTCGTCTGGCCATTCTGATGAAATCTGCGGAGGAAACTCTTGATATGAGAGGGCCGGTGACGGTGGACCGCAGCGGGGGTGGAGTCTGA
- the gpd2 gene encoding glycerol-3-phosphate dehydrogenase, mitochondrial isoform X1 produces the protein MAFRKALKRTAIIGGGAVATVFGLSQLIEYRKTQHGLARLAHVAAEAELKVPYADELPSRQAQLTALQNTEEFDVLVVGGGATGVGCALDAVTRNLKTALVERSDFSSGTSSRSTKLLHGGVRYLQKAIMQLDYDQYMMVKEALHERANLLEIAPHLSAPLPIMLPVYKWWQLPYYWAGIKMYDLVAGIQCLKSSYVLSKSKALELFPMLKKDKLVGAIVYYDGQHNDARMNLAIGLTAARYGAAMANYTEVVHLLKTKDPQTGKEKVCGAHCRDVITGQEFDVKAKCVINATGPFTDSLRKMDNQETKNICQPSAGVHIVIPGYYSPDNMGLLDPATSDGRVIFFLPWEKMTIAGTTDTPTNVTAHPIPGEDDINFILSEVRNYLSPDVEVRRGDVLAAWSGIRPLVTDPDSKDTQSICRNHIVSISDSGLVTIAGGKWTTYRSMAEETLDAAIKAHSLSAGPCKTAGLMLEGGKGWTPTLYIRLVQDYGLENEVAQHLASTYGGKAFDVAKMAQVTGQRWPIVGKRLVSEFPYIESEVLYAIKEYACTAIDVIARRTRLGFLNVQAADEALPRIVQIMGKELDWSQDRKMAELEAARKFLYHEMGYRSRSEQLTKTSEINLDYQEVVRYKKRFHKFDSENKGFITTVDVQQVLESINVHIDENALHEILNEVDLNKNGQVEIDEFLQLMSAVKKGQVSDSRLAILMKSAEETLDMRGPVTVDRSGGGV, from the exons ATGGCGTTCAGGAAGGCCCTGAAACGGACAGCGATCATTGGCGGCGGGGCGGTCGCCACAGTTTTTGGCCTGTCACAGCTGATCGAGTACAGGAAGACCCAG CATGGATTG GCTCGGTTAGCCCATGTGGCAGCAGAAGCAGAGCTGAAGGTTCCCTATGCGGACGAGCTTCCCTCTCGGCAGGCCCAGCTCACGGCGCTGCAGAACACTGAGGAGTTTGACGTTCTGGTCGTCGGAGGGGGGGCCACGGGTGTAGGATGTGCCTTAGACGCTGTCACACGCA ACCTCAAGACTGCTCTTGTAGAGAGAAGCGATTTCTCTTCAGGGACAAGCAGTCGGAGTACCAAGCTACTTCACGGTGGAGTCCGCTATCTCCAGAAGGCCATCATGCAGTTAGACTATGATCAG TACATGATGGTGAAAGAGGCCCTCCACGAGCGAGCCAACCTCCTGGAGATTGCACCTCACCTATCTGCGCCGCTACCCATCATGCTCCCTGTTTACAA ATGGTGGCAGTTACCTTACTACTGGGCAGGGATCAAGATGTACGACCTGGTGGCTGGGATCCAGTGCCTGAAGAGCAGCTACGTCCTCAGTAAGAGCAAGGCCTTGGAGCTTTTCCCCATGCTGAAGAAGGACAAGCTGGTGGGAGCCATCGTCTACTATGATG GGCAGCACAATGACGCCCGTATGAATCTGGCTATCGGCCTCACTGCCGCCCGCTACGGTGCCGCCATGGCCAACTACACCGAGGTGGTCCACCTGCTGAAAACTAAAGACCCACAAACCGGCAAGGAGAAGGTGTGTGGTGCCCACTGCAGGGACGTCATCACAG GACAGGAATTTGACGTGAAGGCCAAGTGTGTGATCAACGCCACCGGACCGTTCACAGACTCACTGAGGAAGATGGACAACCAGGAGACCAAAAACATCTGCCAGCCCAGCGCTGGTGTTCACATCGTCATCCCCGGTTACTACAG CCCTGACAACATGGGTCTGCTCGATCCGGCGACAAGCGACGGACGTGTCATCTTCTTCCTGCCCTGGGAGAAGATGACCATCGCCGGGACAACCGACACTCCCACCAACGTGACGGCCCATCCAATCCCGGGGGAGGACGACATCAACTTCATCCTGAGTGAGGTCCGCAACTACCTTAGCCCCGATGTAGAAG TGCGCCGAGGAGATGTTTTGGCAGCGTGGAGTGGCATCCGTCCTCTGGTCACTGACCCTGACTCCAAAGACACTCAGTCCATCTGCAGAAACCACATCGTCAGCATCAGCGACAGCGGACTGGTCACCATCGCTG GTGGGAAGTGGACCACCTACAGGTCCATGGCTGAGGAGACTCTGGACGCAGCGATCAAAGCCCACAGCCTCTCAGCCGGACCCTGTAAGACTGCGGGTCTGATGTTGGAGGGAGGCAAGGGCTGGACGCCAACCCTCTATATCCGCCTGGTGCAGGACTATGGACTGGAGAATGAg GTTGCTCAGCACCTTGCCTCAACGTACGGAGGAAAGGCGTTTGACGTGGCCAAGATGGCTCAGGTCACTGGGCAAAGATGGCCAATCGTGGGGAAAAGATTGGTGTCTGAATTCCCTTACATTGAGAGCGAG GTGCTGTATGCCATTAAGGAGTACGCCTGCACAGCCATTGACGTTATTGCCCGACGAACACGCTTAGGCTTCCTGAACGTGCAGGCGGCTGATGAAGCCCTCCCCCGCATCGTGCAGATCATGGGCAAAGAACTTGACTGGAGTCAGGACCGGAAGATG GCGGAGCTTGAAGCAGCTAGGAAGTTTCTGTACCACGAGATGGGATACAGGTCTCGTTCTGAGCAGCTGACCAAGACGTCTGAGATCAACCTGGACTACCAGGAAGTAGTCAG ataCAAGAAACGTTTCCATAAGTTTGACAGTGAGAACAAAGGATTCATCACCACAGTTGACGTCCAGCAAGTTTTGGAA AGCATCAATGTCCACATTGATGAAAATGCTCTCCATGAAATCCTTAATGAGGTGGACCTCAACAAGAACGGACAAGTTGAAATTGATGAATTCCTGCAG CTGATGAGCGCGGTGAAGAAGGGACAAGTGTCAGACAGTCGTCTGGCCATTCTGATGAAATCTGCGGAGGAAACTCTTGATATGAGAGGGCCGGTGACGGTGGACCGCAGCGGGGGTGGAGTCTGA